Proteins co-encoded in one Sinobacterium norvegicum genomic window:
- a CDS encoding META domain-containing protein, whose translation MNHYFTAILLAATTVLLTACDSDSNSDNSPAASAVELANSGLYTGTIQRDNGDVALIRGYLAASGEAVITIEADDSEQATHIVHGNVDENYLLSGEITDGTTSETVSIALTATSEQLNTSIDSSLFSGDLSSLLQAGTASASLDTVSGQFSRIDGDDRTTLSIDADGSFSLSGPCQDSGTIAVIDSAINLYSVTTEQSCGQLGLLATLDSIEVDNDVLRLVGPLGEVDYFRL comes from the coding sequence ATGAATCATTACTTCACAGCTATCTTACTGGCTGCCACCACCGTCTTACTCACGGCCTGTGACAGCGACAGTAACAGCGATAACAGTCCTGCCGCATCAGCGGTTGAATTAGCCAACAGCGGCCTGTACACCGGCACCATACAGCGGGACAACGGCGATGTCGCCTTGATTCGTGGCTATCTTGCCGCCAGTGGCGAGGCGGTCATCACCATCGAGGCTGACGACAGCGAGCAGGCGACACATATCGTCCACGGCAACGTCGATGAAAACTATCTGTTGAGCGGTGAAATCACCGATGGCACCACCAGCGAAACCGTCAGCATCGCGCTGACGGCAACCTCTGAGCAACTCAATACCAGCATCGACAGTAGCCTGTTTAGCGGCGACCTGAGCAGTTTGTTGCAGGCAGGCACTGCCAGTGCCAGCCTCGACACGGTCAGCGGTCAATTCAGCAGAATTGACGGTGACGACCGCACGACGCTGAGCATCGACGCCGACGGCAGTTTCAGCCTCAGCGGTCCCTGCCAAGACAGCGGCACAATTGCCGTCATCGACAGCGCGATAAACCTTTACAGCGTCACCACAGAGCAATCCTGTGGTCAGTTAGGACTGCTGGCCACACTGGACAGCATCGAGGTCGACAACGATGTACTGCGTCTGGTTGGCCCCCTCGGAGAGGTGGATTACTTCCGCCTGTAA
- a CDS encoding 5'/3'-nucleotidase SurE has translation MNKLTLPLGSALLALSAPALSLNLLLVNDDSCNSEGINTMADVLEARGHAITMVAPAGEQSGKSSSISTEVGQSYDISNSGFEGPTSAANRYCVRVPTENPEEGGAEGFITASASPRDSALVGLQLMSDNQPDMIISGINKGQNVGRVAVTSGTIGAVVAGLQNGIPSIAISRHRFTDEDGVSIEGAAAIVADVIAELEANQIEGQPLLPAMTGISINTPKGVPVGIASTTLGVDADLRFGPKLNESGGVDIGFGGFANLAEYIGEEAATTLASNPNATIADYAAAGLNTNDESQMYVANFVTITTLDGDYTAGLRKRELLQVKLRNLSL, from the coding sequence ATGAATAAACTCACCCTCCCCCTGGGTTCTGCCCTCTTGGCGCTGAGCGCACCGGCGCTGTCACTGAACCTGCTGCTGGTCAACGATGACTCCTGTAACTCAGAGGGCATCAACACCATGGCCGACGTGTTAGAGGCTCGCGGCCATGCCATTACCATGGTTGCCCCCGCCGGCGAGCAAAGCGGCAAGAGTAGTTCAATTTCGACCGAGGTAGGTCAGAGTTATGACATCAGCAACAGCGGTTTCGAAGGTCCCACTTCGGCAGCCAATCGCTATTGCGTTCGAGTCCCGACAGAGAACCCAGAGGAAGGTGGAGCTGAGGGCTTTATTACTGCCAGCGCCAGTCCACGTGACAGCGCCTTGGTCGGCCTGCAGCTGATGAGCGATAACCAGCCCGACATGATCATCTCGGGTATTAACAAGGGCCAGAATGTCGGCCGAGTCGCCGTCACCTCAGGCACGATTGGTGCTGTGGTTGCCGGCTTGCAGAACGGTATCCCCAGCATAGCCATCAGCCGCCACCGCTTTACCGATGAGGATGGCGTCAGCATTGAGGGTGCCGCCGCCATCGTCGCCGATGTGATCGCCGAGCTTGAGGCCAATCAAATTGAGGGGCAGCCACTGCTGCCGGCAATGACCGGTATCAGCATTAACACTCCCAAGGGCGTGCCTGTTGGTATCGCCAGCACCACCCTCGGCGTCGATGCCGACCTGCGCTTTGGCCCCAAACTGAATGAGTCCGGTGGCGTCGATATTGGCTTTGGTGGTTTCGCCAACCTCGCTGAATATATCGGCGAAGAAGCCGCTACCACCCTAGCCAGCAACCCCAACGCCACTATTGCCGATTATGCCGCCGCCGGCCTTAACACCAATGACGAGAGCCAGATGTATGTGGCCAATTTTGTCACCATTACCACCCTCGATGGCGACTATACCGCAGGACTACGAAAGCGCGAATTGTTACAAGTTAAGCTTCGTAATCTTTCACTGTAA